In Nitrospirota bacterium, the genomic window CAGAAAGCCATTTCTGACGTTCTCAGTTGCTTAGTTACATAGTTCTTTCAATCAATACAGGCTTCAATCCTTTCCATACCTCCCATGTAGCTCCTCAGAATATCAGGTATTAAGACTGTTCCGTCTGCCTGCTGATAGTTCTCTAATATTGCCACAAGTGTCCTGCCTACTGCAAGCCCTGAACCGTTTAGGGTATGGACATATTCAGTCCTTCCTTTACCGGCCTTATATCTTATATCAGCCCGTCTTGCCTGAAAGTCCTCAAAGTTACTGCACGATGATATCTCCCTGTATGTGTTCTGACCTGGGAGCCATACCTCAATATCATAGGTCTTTGCTGATGAAAACCCTATGTCACCTGTGCAGAGGGCAACAACCCTGTAAGGCAGGCCAAGCCTCTTTAATACCTCTTCTGCATTATTAGTCAGTTTCTCCAGTTCATTATAAGACTCATCAGGCTTGCTGAATTTTACGAGCTCTACCTTGTTGAACTGATGCTGTCTTATCAACCCCCTCGTGTCCTTACCGTATGATCCAGCCTCACGTCTGAAGCAGGGTGTATAAGCAGTATAATATAACGGAAGCGCCTCTTCCTGCAATAACTCACCCTGATGAATATTTGTTACAGGGACTTCAGCAGTAGGAATAAGATAGTAACCATCTCTCTCTATCTTAAAAAGTTCATCCTCAAATTTCGGCAACTGACCAGTGCCGGTCATGGTCTTTCTGTTCACCATGAATGGAGGAACGACCTCTTTATATCCATGCTCCCTCGTGTGGAGATCGAGCATGAAGTTTATCAATGACCGCTCAAGCAATGCACCGGAACCTTTGAGCAGAGAAAACCTTGCGCCTGCTATATTGGTTGCACGCTGGAAGTCTATGATATCAAGATCCTCTCCTATCTCCCAGTGCGGTTTAGGTTCAAAGGTAAACCTGGGGATCTCGCCCCACTTCCGTATTTCTATATTCCCTTTCTCATCCTTACCAACCGGTACAGATTCATGAGGGATGTTAGGCAGGATTAATAGTATCTCCC contains:
- the serS gene encoding serine--tRNA ligase yields the protein MLDIRLIKENPLKVQEGFRKRGEAIDLASLLKLDEERKSILKRVEDLRFQRNKASDEIGKLKREGKSADQYLEQMKGVSDEIKQLEVDIRGIEEQEREILLILPNIPHESVPVGKDEKGNIEIRKWGEIPRFTFEPKPHWEIGEDLDIIDFQRATNIAGARFSLLKGSGALLERSLINFMLDLHTREHGYKEVVPPFMVNRKTMTGTGQLPKFEDELFKIERDGYYLIPTAEVPVTNIHQGELLQEEALPLYYTAYTPCFRREAGSYGKDTRGLIRQHQFNKVELVKFSKPDESYNELEKLTNNAEEVLKRLGLPYRVVALCTGDIGFSSAKTYDIEVWLPGQNTYREISSCSNFEDFQARRADIRYKAGKGRTEYVHTLNGSGLAVGRTLVAILENYQQADGTVLIPDILRSYMGGMERIEACID